The sequence below is a genomic window from Salinispira pacifica.
AGAGATCAGATCGGTTTATTTGCCTCCTGTATATCAGATTCTGAATCTTGATGACCGGGTGAATATACAACTGGATCTTCCCCCTGAGGGATAATGAAATGGAATCTTTTGCAACCTATTCTGCTCAATCCAACGGATCCGACACGCATGTAAAAATCAGAATGTCCCGTCGAAGAAAGCTGTTTCTTATGTTTCTGGCAGTCATTATTGCACTGGGAAATGTTCTCGCTGTTGTAAACTACCGCGATTTTGAAATGAAGCGTTATGAAAAATTTGCTGCTGACATCAGCAAGAATATATCATCTGCGGTCTGGGGCTACGAGTTTGAGGTAATAGAAGAAGTCTTAAAGGATTACGCCCAGTGGCTGAGATTTTCCCGGGTGGATCTTTATGAAAATAATAATCCGGTATTATTTCAGTGGGAAGAAACTGTGCTGTTTCAATGGTTTAATTCAGATGTTCTCGAACTGCAGCAGCGATGGAGCTGGTTTCTTCCCCTTGTGCGGGTGGAGCAGGCTGTATCCTATCAGAATCAGGACATTGCCACCCTTATGTTTCAGTATCCGTCAATAACGGCCCCGTTCGGCCTGCTGGTATTTCTGGCTTCATGCCTTGTGTACGGTATAATCTTTGCTATTCTATCGTTGAGAGATCGCAATCTCTATTTGAAGAATGCAATGAACGAGCTCGTGAAAACTCAAAAAAAACTGCTGGATAGCACAAAACAGATTTTGCTGGGAGATGTAATTGTTGGGCTCTCCCATGAGCTGAATACTCCCCTGGGAAACGCCATAGTGGTTCAGGATGTGTTTTCCGCAGCTACACGTTTTCTGGAGCAGGAAACTGATCAATCCAATCCGGCTATTCAATCGGCAATTAAGGAGATGACGGAGACCACTCCCATCTTTCAAGACAGCCTTGATAGAATCAGGCAGATTCTCAGCAGATTGAAGGAGCTTGAAGTTCTCAGAAAAGACATTCATATGCAGGAGAAGAAGGCGGAACAGATGATCTCCGATCAAGTTGAGCTGGTCCTGGCAAACAATCCGCTGTGCAACATGAAAATAGATACGGAAATCCGGGAAGAATACCGGGAGATCCTGTTGCCGGGTGAGTTCATGGTCCTGCTCAAGGAACTGTTGGAGAATTCGTGCTTCCACAAAGGCGATAAAGCTGAACCCCATGTGGTTATCCAGCTGTTCAGTAAAAATAATGGCAGAATGGTATTCCGATATTTTGATAATGGTCCGGCAATACCCGCAGATATTGCCCCCCGGATATTTGAGCCGTTTATTACCACGGCCCGGGGAAGTGGAGCAGTCGGTCTCGGCCTCTATATTTCCCATGGCATAACCACAATGATTCTTAACGGGCAGCTGACCTATACCCGCACAGCGAACAATTGGAATCTATTTGAGCTGCACTGGGAGCCTCAGGAATGGACGAAAACAGGGCAAAGCCTACACGCTAATGGATTATCCTGAAGAGGGCGATCCTTCTTCTGTTGCTATTTCAAGCTTAAATTTCCGGGAACAAATATTTTTTGAAATTTTTCAATTGACAGATGGCTTTTGCAGGTAAACGGATGTATAATTGTATTAAAGTAATGGTACAATGGTACAATTGTACAATGGGTATACCGGTTCGAGGAGGAAGCTATGTCGATGATCGATGTTTCCAATCTGTCGTACACCTACAAAAAAGGGGCCGTGAATGGCGTGAGTTTTAAGATAGGGAAGGGGGAAATTTTCGGTTTCCTGGGCCCCAGCGGGGCGGGAAAATCCACCACCCAGGCGGTGCTTGCCGGCCTGCTGTCCATCCAGTCCGGAAGCATTTCCATCGACGGGAACCTGAGAAGCGGAAGTCCTGGAAAGGAATTCTTTAACCGCATCGGCATGGGCTTTGAAATCCCGAATGTGTACAAGAAGCTCAGCGGCCTGGATAATCTGAAATTCCATGCCCGGCTCTATGACCGGGAGACCATGGATCCCATGGAAGTGCTGGAAATGGTCGGTCTGGCCGAAGACGCCGATAAAAAAGCAGGTCAGTATTCCAAGGGAATGAAACAGCGCCTGGGGTTCGCACGTTCAATGATTAATAATCCTGATATCTGGTTCCTGGACGAACCGACTATGGGACTGGATCCCACTACGGCCAATAGCATCAAATCGATTATCCGTCGCCGTCAGGCCGAGGGCACCACCATCTTCCTCACCACCCATAACATGTTTGTGGCCGACGAACTCTGCGACCGGGTTGCTTTTATTGTGGACGGCGCTTTGGTGGCGGTGGACAGCCCCAAGAACCTGAAACTGAAACATGGAAAGCCGGTGGCCAGGGTGGAATACCTGGACGGCGGTGCAATGAAAGAACATGAGTTCAGTATGGAAGGGAAGGGCAAGTCGGAGCTTCAGCAGTTTATCGGCACCCATGACGTGAAAACCATCCACTCCCTGGAGCCGTCCCTTGAGGATATTTTTATCAAACTTACCGGCCGGGGACTCGAATAGGAGGATGCCATGAAAAAACTCGGCAATCTTCTGCGCAAGGATATCGTCCTGGGCATCAAGGACGTATTTTTGCTCCTTGAAATCGTATTTTCGGTGATTTTTATGTTGGTCCTGCTTTTCCTCATCCCCGAGAGCATCCGTACAGAGGGCCATGTATACATCTGGGATCGCACAGGTATCATCGAAGATTTCGTCACAGAAATCCCCCCGATCACGAACAGAGCCTTTGGGAATACTTTGTATCCAATCGGGATGATCTTATCGCGGGCATCACCGAGGACCGCAACGCCGTCGGTCTTATCATCAGGGCAAATGGACAGGAACGCTATGATGTGGAGATGCTCTCCCAGCCCTATACCAAGGATTCTTTAGTGCAATTTATCCAGGCGGATATGGAAGATCTGATGAACATTCTCCACCCGCCAACGGGCCGGTATCCAGCAGACGTGTATTCTTCGGTGCGTATTGAGGCGTTCCAGCGCGGGGCGGATGAAGTTCACCCCTTTAATCAGCGCCTTTTGGCTCCGGTCATCGTGTTCAATATCGGGCTGATCGGCCTGTTTGCCATGGTCTCCCTCATCGGTCAGGAAAGGATGGACGCCACCCTCCGGGCATATAGGCTTTCACCGAGCAGCCTTGGGCTATTCCTGCTGAGCAAGAACATAGTAATAACCGCTGTGAGCATTCTGAACTTCAGCATTCTCTACCTGCCGATTATGGGATTTTCAGGTTATCTGGAAGCATTGGCGGTGATGGTGGTTACGGTGATTACAATGTCCTCACTCGGAGTCGCTCTGGCGACGTTCTATCAGGGACCGTTGGAAGCCATCGGGTGGGTATTCGTCCTGATGCTGATATTCGCCTTACCGGGAGTATCGCTGCTGAATCCTGTATTTTCACCGGGGTGGCTGCAGGCGATTCCCACCTTCCACAGCCTGTTCGGACTGGATGCGGCCATGTTCCCCGATAATAATGCGGACCTGATCTGGCGGAGCGTGGGCATTTTGGCCCTGCTGTCGGCGGTACTGGTCCCCCTCACCGGATTGTTTTTTTCGTACCGCATTCAAAAGGAGGCATGAGATGAAACAGTTATGGAGAATTTTCCTGTTCGATATCATGATGAGTTTCAAAAACTTCATGGGTGCCTACCTTCTTATCGTTCCCATGATAATCCTGCTGATCCTCAGGAGTTTCCTGCCGGCGGTGGACAGCGCGTC
It includes:
- a CDS encoding ABC transporter ATP-binding protein, whose product is MSMIDVSNLSYTYKKGAVNGVSFKIGKGEIFGFLGPSGAGKSTTQAVLAGLLSIQSGSISIDGNLRSGSPGKEFFNRIGMGFEIPNVYKKLSGLDNLKFHARLYDRETMDPMEVLEMVGLAEDADKKAGQYSKGMKQRLGFARSMINNPDIWFLDEPTMGLDPTTANSIKSIIRRRQAEGTTIFLTTHNMFVADELCDRVAFIVDGALVAVDSPKNLKLKHGKPVARVEYLDGGAMKEHEFSMEGKGKSELQQFIGTHDVKTIHSLEPSLEDIFIKLTGRGLE
- a CDS encoding ABC transporter permease — translated: MQFIQADMEDLMNILHPPTGRYPADVYSSVRIEAFQRGADEVHPFNQRLLAPVIVFNIGLIGLFAMVSLIGQERMDATLRAYRLSPSSLGLFLLSKNIVITAVSILNFSILYLPIMGFSGYLEALAVMVVTVITMSSLGVALATFYQGPLEAIGWVFVLMLIFALPGVSLLNPVFSPGWLQAIPTFHSLFGLDAAMFPDNNADLIWRSVGILALLSAVLVPLTGLFFSYRIQKEA
- a CDS encoding sensor histidine kinase is translated as MESFATYSAQSNGSDTHVKIRMSRRRKLFLMFLAVIIALGNVLAVVNYRDFEMKRYEKFAADISKNISSAVWGYEFEVIEEVLKDYAQWLRFSRVDLYENNNPVLFQWEETVLFQWFNSDVLELQQRWSWFLPLVRVEQAVSYQNQDIATLMFQYPSITAPFGLLVFLASCLVYGIIFAILSLRDRNLYLKNAMNELVKTQKKLLDSTKQILLGDVIVGLSHELNTPLGNAIVVQDVFSAATRFLEQETDQSNPAIQSAIKEMTETTPIFQDSLDRIRQILSRLKELEVLRKDIHMQEKKAEQMISDQVELVLANNPLCNMKIDTEIREEYREILLPGEFMVLLKELLENSCFHKGDKAEPHVVIQLFSKNNGRMVFRYFDNGPAIPADIAPRIFEPFITTARGSGAVGLGLYISHGITTMILNGQLTYTRTANNWNLFELHWEPQEWTKTGQSLHANGLS